Genomic DNA from Cololabis saira isolate AMF1-May2022 chromosome 20, fColSai1.1, whole genome shotgun sequence:
CATTTCATGGTTGTAGTCTATATTAATGTGTTTGTCAGAGCAATTTTCTCTAGCCGGCGACATGAAGGCTGTGATTTTATGGATGACTTTTGGTATTGAATAAAGTCCAACAACACTCAACAAGACATGGTCCAAATGTATTATTCTGATTTACACGAGGGCACAGGAATTATAAACCTTAAAACCAAACTAAAAGGGCTGACCCGGTCTAGTGACTGAGGCTGTTGTTGGAAGGTCAGTCAGGGGTAGGATAGTTCAAAACACCCCACTCATACAGCAAACTTTGATGTACAAAGAAACCTTAAACATGGGGTTGCatcaaaatgcatgaaaacatctTAATAAGAAATCAATCTAAACTGAGTTTATCATATTCAGACTAACAGCTGGAAGTCAAGCAAACACCTGCATGGAACATTCAGTTGCACTGAATGGCCCACATTTTCTGCGATGGAGCCACATCCACCACCAGCCTTAACCTGGAAGTAACAGGAAAAGCAGCTAAAGCTAAAGTGAAATATCTGGGGGCAGGATATATGAAATGTAAAGACCTGTGCCCACGGTACCACAACCATTTCAAGTGCAAATGCATCACATGCCCTATTTTCTAGCAGGAACTAACATTTTAAGTTGCAACCTAGCTACTTTCTtgtaatacatgtatataagCCAAAAACTTTAACTCTGGTAagagtgctggttcagttattatagagttattaataattattaataattaataaagaagattacttatcaaaatgaattatcaaaatgaattaatcaaaatggGGCATCACCTTATtaccttattattatattataccatacgtgccagcctgttgccaggggtggCGTTACAGAACAACAGTGAAGGAatgagtccgagcacagacctttgcaaccagcagatgtgacaaatatgtataaaataaacacaaacaacttctctcattcaaatgaatcagaatgtatttacacaagtggtaaaagataataaaacaaCACTCGGGATGAATTCCAatggctaaactacacataaacaacaactaactaacagtaaatacaaacttcagatcatctacgTGTGTGTGGGTGTCAGCGCatatttgtgtgcgtgtgtcagAACCACGTCACGTCACGTAAGACCTCAAGAGAGATAGCGGATGTGCGCTTTTCAAAACTGCGGTGGAAGGTTTCTTCACCCAGTGGTACTGTAACTGAAAGTATCGGAGGTCTGATTGCTGGGATACTACTTGTGGGGAGAGGAAAGCTTACATGACCTCTCACCACCGGTAACTTTATGGTTCTGCTGTTTCCCACTCAGGAGCCAGTGTGTGGAGCTGAATTAGAAATGAAGGCTTCtcatgttcacataggactgtggcccaacactgcGCTCATGCTAAACAGGGCTCTCAAGTCTCATGCAGTGagtgtagggatgggaattgagaaCCAGTTCCTGTTCAGAACCgtttcccagtgtttcaattccttggaatcgtttgcaaatctTGCGTAGCTTACGCAAGCAGTCAATAGAAAACATGGCGCCCAAGCGATACAAACACTccaaagtctggttacatttaaCCCTCCTGTTATGTTCGTTTCTCAGGTACAGCAATGCTGTTCCCGGGTCAATTTGACCCGGGAACATAATAGGAGGGTTAAGTAAAAAAGGCGACAGCAaggcaacttgcaatacttgcttagtgaatatttcgtcaaagggaggaaatactaccaatATGCAAAACCATTTGTGCACACAGCATAAACCATTTtttcaaatgagaatcgatGAGGGAATCTATAAAGAACCGAATTGTTAAGAAAaattgaaaatggaattggaaccGGAAAGATCTTAtgaattcccatccctaattgaGCGTGAGACACGCGCATTTCATCAAGTTCACACGCCACATAGTGCATTTCTCACACTGAGAAATTAATTTcactgcacagtaattccaacaGCCCATCTTACAAACGAGTCCAAGGTAGACTACGCTATCGTGTGTTGAGCGCTCATACAGCCCAGGTTCTGAGTGACCAACCTATCGGAAAATAGAATTTTTTGTCGCTTCTCACGAATTACTTCGAGTTACAACACACAACATCTCTCATACATTATACATCACTACGACAATTTATTTAATATAGCATGAATACGACGAGCCACTACAGTTTATTCCTTTGTTATAGAATAAATGAAACAGAGTATTTGATATAGTGAAATTTGTTCTTCCTTAAGAAGCTGGGTCGATGTACACTGGGAGGGAGATGTTCCTTCGAGCGTGCGCACCCCCCACTTTAACCACTGACTTAAAACCAACCTGCAAGTAATAAGAAAATGCAATTTACCAACTGACCACTGACTCATGGTTTTAAGAGCAAGTCCGTcttcaattgttttttttctacaatGCCAGATGAAGATATATAAATTATAATATGAGATCCAGAATACTGATTGGCTGTAATCAAGGTAATCAATGTAATCAAGGACTTGCCATCATCTATCCCCAATCCATTATCATCATGCTACGGCGTTACCAAAGCATATGGCAGTTTACGATGCAGGAATCATATCTGATTTCACCCAAAAAATATTCTGCTGCAAATGTTTGCCTGTAATGCTGCATCtcctggatcagctgaggtACTTGGTGGTTAACTTTAGTTGATATATGATGAGTGTGTTTCACTTTTTTAGGCTGTTTGTTCTGGCCGTTTGTGGCATAGGGCCATGCAGTACAAAGAAAAGAAGCTTCAAAACCACTCTTCAGACTTCATGGATAGTTTGTCTGGTATTTTATAATCCATGATGTTCAGTGACATTAACTTAAATTCATTCTGAATCCGTTCATTCACTTTTGTTTTACAAGTGGTGACTGAAATGGTTTCTGAAACGAGGACTGCTAGATTAGAACAGGGGACTATCATGACCACCTGTTGCCAGCTGAATAGAGGATGCTCTGACTGCCAGCTTGGTCCCTGGCTGGCAACCTGGTCCCCAGTTATAGCCCGGTCGATGGCCATCGCACCTGAACCATGGCTGCTTTGGCCTCCTAGCTTGGCTCCTGACCGCTGGCTCAGCCCACAGCTTAATTTACAGCTCAAAGTCCGTCTATCCAACTCTGTCTGCCTTGGGATTAAGGACTTCCTGTCGGACCGCTCCCAGAGGGTGAAGGTAGGCCCCCACATCTCCACAGCCCTTAGCCTAAACACCGGCTCAcctcagggctgtgtgctgacCCCCCTACTCCACACCCTGTACATGCATGACTGCACCCCTGCACACTCAACACAGCCCAAAAGATCATTGGCTGctcaataccccccccccctggaaGAACTGTACAGCTCTCGCTGTCTTAGTATGGTTAAAAACATTCTGAGGGATTCatctgtagcaaggctagtgctacaggGGTCGCCCGAGAgaacagaggacacagggtttagtgaaGGAAATCCTTTATTCTTCCACCCAGACACAcagcagaaccttcagcagctgtcccagcagagacctcttgctggtgtaCAACCGCTCCTTatgaagccaggcagggtggagaggctgattgggcacacctgtgcccaatcagcctctccaccctgccacatcatCCCACCCAGGTCACCAGCACTTTCAATTACTGCCCTCGGGCAGACGTCTCAGGTCTCTGAAGGCTCGGACTAACAgacttaaaaacagtttttatccAAAGGCTATAACAGTGCTTAATACCGCACAAACCTTTATCTGTAAACCTCCATCTGTGCTATAATAATGACATCCAAGAGTCTCTGCAATCtactgtttttttgttctgtctCGTAAGCtgctacagtgtgtgtgtgtgtgtgtgtgtgtgtgtgtgtgtgtgtgtgtgtgtgtgtgtaacctaAAGGTCTAGCCtattcttttttatatactttaaTGTTAAATTATTCTGCACTTTAAGGAGTTTGTTATGCTGCACTTTAAGGCTTTATACTGACAATTTAGTTGTACtggtacaatgacaataaagacaatTCTGGTTCTGATCATCAAAAGTGTTAAGTAGCTAAAGTGCTGACAATGAGCTGTTATCATAAACTGCAACATAGGTGTCACTCATAAAATCATGGTTCAAGTTGTATacaaatatttataaatatttaagGGACATTTTGACACTTAGCCAAATACTGAATAGATTTTGTTAATACATTTTCATCATTGTCTTTCTTAAAGTTGCTTTCAGTGTACATGTTTGCTTTTAGCAATTCTTCCTGATGatgcaaaatgttttagagaTGTGTCACATCAAAAGAGTCAGTAAGTCTTGTTTGTTATATATTGGTTTTCCTTTGTCACAGATCAAGCCCCAGACCGTGTATGACGAGATTCAGCTCAATCGCATGAGGAAGGCATCAGTTTCGCCGTACCAGGAGATTTCCTAGATGGGGTGAAGCTTGAGACGTTAGTTTCTTGGAAAGAAAAAGCACATGGAGATTGGGACAGTTTGGTCAGAGCAACACTTGAGAAATGTGGAATCCAGGAAAATATGACACTGATGTCACTGAGGAGAGGGTTCATATTTCTGATTAGACATTACAGAAATAATGTCAATTCTGAAACTTCAATATGTTTCTATGAACACTTTTTACAATCATATACAAAGAAAATTTCCAACGTATCCTTTTATTTGAATGTGATTTGTGACTTGGACATTTGTTAATATGTGATTTAAAAATTATAATGAATGGTTTCCAATTAAAGTTTAAGCGATTAAACAAAGAACCTAATGATTTTTCCACCCTCATTTTCTTAGCCAGAAAATACATGCGTCTTGAGGGTTCTTCAGATACCAGGTCACCGAGTCGTACAACTCAAAATCAGAAATGTATCAACAATTTTTTCTGTAGTGTCTTGTCAAAGAACTAGATTGCAATTTGGtagatttttgctttttttgttatAATGGAAAATTGACTGTTGTAAATATTGTAActacatagatatatatatatattattttttttacctcttgGATTTGTCTTTCAAGTTAAGTTCTTTTAAGTGCATATCAAGTTGggctttttttgcctttttttttcctcattgttGTCCAGAtgtgcttttacatttttttgtcaccTGTGtggtaaagttaaaacacatctGACAGTGAGAATTTCAACCTTTGCTATGTCCAATAAAGCACTTTATAATGTGTTTCTCAATTACACAGCACTTTTTATTACAAAAACGCAGCACAACACAAACGGTTACACACCAGTTTTTTCACTTAAATGCAACTTTTACATTCAGCATTATCAGAATTGAGTCAGAACACACAGATGAACGGAACGTTACAGGTCGACATTATTACAAATATCCACGTCTTCTTGTTTTGTCCATTTTCTGTTTATGTACCGTCCAacatgtcattattattattattattatatttctttatttggtacggacatcacaataacataggacaaaccaaatgcactgtttgagtgttttagcatacatgctaatttgcaacacttgtccacaggaggcttttaaaaaaataatataaatacaatacaataagatatacaataaaattagaggatgacataagatataaagcaaagacaacattcaagagcagaaccagacctgacctATTCATGTAGGCACTGTTGTTTAGACTTGAGCCATAGTTTGAGTCCTCTGTTGAAAATATTGCCACACGTTTCTAATTTTAGTCAAGATAACATTATCAGGCCTCTTCACATAGCCTTGTATTGTGTTCACAACTAAAAAGTGGGTGGAAATTAAATGCAAAATCAATACATAGGctattacttaaaaaaaagaaaaaaattaaagctgcaagcagctcgcgcgtgcaattttcaccaataaaagttaAGGACTCAGGGGCAcagtggtgcagctggtagtgcagccgtctcacagcaagaaggtcctgggttcgattcccgccggggacactgtgggcgctgaagtgcgtgttagttcccccatgacttcagcgcccacaccctgggtggggttggtgaaagggcctttctgtgtggaaagtttgcatgttctccccgtgttcccttgggtagctaatgggagctaccctcacaaaaacatgcacacagtcctgggctatactgccccctctggccaaccggggcgccagatggggtggggaggatccggccggaataacgtgatccttccacgcgctacgtccggtcagagaatcctcaccctgtctggtgaaaaaatgcggcctgctcactcctcaggttaagaaggagacctgagctcagtgcagggccatatatatatatatatatatatatatatatatatatatatatatatatatatatatatatatatatatatatatatatatatatatatatactgtatatatgattttttCTGAAAGAAGTCTGAACTGTCAGGTCATATTTCATCGATCTTTGATGTCACCACGATGTTCACCATGACTGGCTCTCATTCCTCATCCCCACACGTCTTTGTACAGATACTGAAGCCATTGCTCCACACATGACTAATTCTAACAATTTTGCTATCCTCTTCCTTGGTCTTCTTCTCTTTATAATTAGTTCAAGAATTCTTTTGTCAAGCAGGCCACTTCAAAACAGGAGCCTGTTCATCTGATGTAAGACACTTTTAGATTCATTTATCACATTTTTAAATGCTATCGGCTACAGGTTTAAATCCACTTAAAAGTGAGTTGACAGGTAGGAAGTCAACTTGGAGGTCAACTTGGAGGTAGCTTGAGTGTGCCTGAGCTCAGTGAGTCGTCAGCCAGTGTGGGTGATCCGTTCATTCATGCTTTTGTAAGTTCCAAATCAGTAACTTGATGAAAGAGGTTTTTCTGTAAAAACAGATGAATATCAATATGTTGTAGCAACACTAACCATTCATATGAATGTGGCAAAATGGGTTTCATACCTTTCAGGCACTGCCATGCAGTTTTTAAGTATCCTGTAACAAACACTCAATGTCAGCATGCTGCATAGACATACTGAAACATTCAGCACTTAAATAaacatattattttatttgataaatATCATCAAGACAAATAACTAGACATGGGTTCGTTGGAgataacagttatacattttatatattatataacagTGATATATTTACCCACTTTGTTTCTGATTAAACATGGAGAGCAATGGGTCTCACTAACATCTTTAACACCTTTCCTTTGATTCTTGCTGATATTCTTGTATCCTTCATCACCCCCGACACTTTTCACCACCCATTCCAAGCTGCTTGCAAATGCATCTTCACCTCTTATACACACTCTCCATTGCTCTGGAGTGTTGACCCTGTGTATTTAAAATCCTCTATCCTTCATCTCTGCTTGCTTCTTGCCTCACTTGGGCTCCTCTCATTCACACACATGTATTCTGTCTTCCTGTGGCTAACCTGCATCCCTGCCCTTTCCAGGAAAGTTTTCCTCCACCTGCTCCCTGCTCCCACTACAGATcacagtgtcatctgcaaacatcattCTCCACAGAGATTCCTGTTTAATCTCATCTGTCAGCCTTGTACTGTAGCAAACAAGAAGGGGCTCAGAGCCGATCCTTTATTCAGTCCCACCTCCACCTTGAACTGTCTGGCATCTCCCATACATGTCCTGCATCAGTCTAACATGCTTCTCTGCTACTCCAGACTTCCTCATACAACACCATGGCTCCTTTTTCAGCACCCATTCACATGCTTTCTCTAAGTCTACAAGGACACAATGTAGCTGCCTCTGACTTTCCCTGTCAACGTTCTCAAAGCAAATATTGCATCTTCTCTACTCTTGATCTGTGTTTAATGGCTGTGTGTAATCATGGCCTTGTTGGAACACCTGGTTAATGCAGCTTTTTTCATTCAGTGGGATTCTTCTCATGTTCTTTGATTCAGAAGGAAtttgatgtttttcttctttaattacttttttactgtatttgtcATTCTCATGTATATTTACTGAATTTGTGGTACAGACAATGTTTAGCTAAGGCGAATGTCTTACCCATTCATATTCATACACTGAGTGCATTGTGAACACTATCCATTacaatctttctttttttcttacctCTACAAACGTAAAGCACAACTATCACAACTGCTGTCAATATAGATCCCAAGAACCcatgaaaaaaacagttttggcATCTTTTACATTCCTTCTTCAGATGTTGTGGCCCTGGAaggtataaaagaaaaaaaaacatcatgagCATGGGGTTTTCAGTAGAAGCAGTGGTTTGGAGGGGCCTAAAATCCCCAAGACATTTCTTTTAGTTATAAACACTTAATTTTTTTGTGTgacttaaataaatgaataaaaacacaacaatgATGGTCTAAATGCAGCGTTTAACCTTACATAAGTCCCCTGCAGCCAGAGTGCAATATTTGAGCAGCCGCGTGCACCTTGACAGCAGCTGTGTCACAGATAGCTTTTCGCTCCCTATATGTCATGTGAGACAGAGACATAGCCTACTCCCCATGGCCAGGACTAAGTAAACCTACAACAGAGATGAAGAGACGGACTTGTCTGTGGTAGAAACTGGGGGTGCTGGTATTGCAATGGTGTCTCATGTATCAGTAATCTGAATTGCTGTCTATGAACATTGAGAAAGATGGAACTCTAAACAGCCACATTCACAGATGGACTGTTTTGTTGTGGAGATATCTAATGGCAAGTCCATACTTCTTCTTACAACTCTAGGACTACAGCTGATCCATAAGACCAAGTAAGTACTGAACGTACTTAACTTGCATCCGCACTCAAAGTTGTTTGTGTCATTTTAACCGAAAATGTGTAAATTGTAGGAAATTGTGCTCACATAAAGCTTTCAAAGTAATTTCACTATTGtggttattttaatatttacagtAAAAACAAAGTGTTCTTATCATAATTGTATTCTGTATTAGCAAATGTATGTACTTGTGATTGCAGTGTTCGCTAGGGAAGAAGTGCTGTTTGCTTTAACATGATTTCATAATGACAGTGTTGTGTTTTCATGTTACTTATTCCAGAGTGCATATGGTTGTACAAATTAAGACAGATTAAAGCTTACCTTCACACAATGGTGTAAAGACATTCATCCTATTCTCCATACCCTTGTAGGAAGTGCAGGTGAATTCAGCATtgtcatgtttttttaaatatgcataAATTGGTGAATAGCCGGTCTTTTCGTTCATCCAAGTAGCCATAGTTTCAGGAGAGTTAGTAGTCCAGTTAAACTTTACACCATCATCTGGAGAGGTGCAATTCAGCGCAACGAAACAGCCACTTTCTGTAGTATCATTAAAAATGTTCTCAATATTTGGTTCCTGGAGGCGTTCTGCAACGATAGATATaagaaatattgatttgttttgaaaCACTAACAATTCCATATGCAGTCTACGTAtaccaaaagaaagaaagatagaaggTTTTGAAGTCTCTGTAGCTAAATGGCTGTAATGCCATGTCATTTTCTGAGgggttttaaaacaaaacaaataataacagaaatatgcaggaacatttttaaatgatCTGTAATTATAAATGTTCCTACTAGAGAATAACAGCATCTGGGAAAGCATCAAAATGTCTGCCTCGGGAGTCGGACACTCACTTTTCATTTCCAGTTTAATCTTGTGTCCTGCGTGCTGTCTATCAGTGTTGATTAGGTCTACAATGTATTCCATGGCATCGCTTGGCTTCAGATTATGGATCGTTAAGTCACCTGAAGAACCAAATTTAATGTAAAACACTTAAGAAATTGGCCAACAATTCCTTGACATGgatgtgattgtttttttttcttacctgaGGTGGTGTTAAGAGTGAGTCTGTCTTTGTAGAGAAACCAACGTTCCGTGTTTGTTTCGCCGTTGCTATAAGTGGCGATCCAGGTGCTGTTGGAATACACTGACCAGTCAATTTTGGTGAGATTCCATGAGGGATTGGCTCCTGAGTGCAAGGTCACGTTCTCCCCAATGTACCCAGGGACTTCAGTTCGTGCAGCCACAACCACTGGAAGAACAATCCTCCAAAAGTTTCAGTATTATGATTGTCTTTCTTAACTTTTGTATCAGTTGCACTTCACCAAATGCAAATGATTACAcagaaatcaaaaacaaaagaaaaacaaacattttgtaTTCAGTACAACATTCAACTGCAATTATGTAGTTGCACTAATTTGCTTATTGATTTACTCTTCTGGATCACCACCTTTTCTTTTCCAGATTCACAGTGTATGATGCGATCATTAATGGAAAATGACGTACAAAAGTGTAAAAGGCTACTTTAAATGAAATATAGAAATAGCTCCTGACTTTGTTGTCCTTGGTATCAGATTTTATGTTACTAAAGTCTGTATTTAATAATACAGCAACTCCATACATAAGTGCAGCATGATGTGATGTTAGGTAGCTATAAAGATGGGGAAGAGGGATAATTATTGTTCTCAATATTTGGTTCCTGGATATTTGGTTTATTGTGTGACGCAAaagcttttatttctttatctcTGCCTGGCAGTTGTTTGATAACTTTAGCGCTGTCACCATTTTCAGTCGTCTCACTTGTTTCCTCATTCACCGTACTTCTGAACAGTTTTCTTTACCATCTTTTTAAACTTTTCAATCATCCTGGAGCTGGTTATGTTTAAAGCTTCATTTACATAGCTTGCTTGGCACTACACTTTAAGTTGTTGGCAATGTAATACTTTAGATGTTTAAAATTGTGGAACTTTCTGACATTTTGAGACctgttcaaatgaaaaaaatatgtcttTTATTCAGCTAATAAACTCTTTTAAATGTAGGTAATTATTTCTGTTCTGAATGGTGATTTCAAGTTGGTAACCACTGCTTACTGCTTGGctatatttaaaaaagtaatagTACGTACCTTGAAGAAATGCAGGAAAGAGAAACAGTACTGCCATCGTAACAAACGGGTCTGAGTTCAGCGGATGAGAAAGCAGACGTACGCCTTGTCGTCACCAGTTCCTCTTTGTGACTCATATTAAGCTGAAATTTACATAACTGACTGATTTATGTGACACAGATGTATAATGAGTTAAGAATAACGtatttcaaatgtatttattttccacATTCTTCCATCAGATGGAATGATGGTTTAGTTTGTAATAGTCACTTTTAGACCTTGAATTCTTAAATGGAATATACTGCATGGACAAACGTTTTCGCTCAACTGCCCTCACATGCATATGAACTTGATTGACATCCCATTCTTAATCCACTGGAATTTGATAGGATGTTGGCCAACCCTTTGTGGTTATGATGACAGCTTCAATTCTTCTGGAAAGGCTTTCCAAGATTCAGGAGTGTGTTTATGGGAATGTCTTTACCATTCCAGAAACTAATTTGTGAGG
This window encodes:
- the si:cabz01074946.1 gene encoding uncharacterized protein si:cabz01074946.1 isoform X2, which codes for MAVLFLFPAFLQVVVAARTEVPGYIGENVTLHSGANPSWNLTKIDWSVYSNSTWIATYSNGETNTERWFLYKDRLTLNTTSGDLTIHNLKPSDAMEYIVDLINTDRQHAGHKIKLEMKKRLQEPNIENIFNDTTESGCFVALNCTSPDDGVKFNWTTNSPETMATWMNEKTGYSPIYAYLKKHDNAEFTCTSYKGMENRMNVFTPLCEGPQHLKKECKRCQNCFFHGFLGSILTAVVIVVLYVCRGYLKTAWQCLKEKPLSSSY
- the si:cabz01074946.1 gene encoding uncharacterized protein si:cabz01074946.1 isoform X1 yields the protein MAVLFLFPAFLQVVVAARTEVPGYIGENVTLHSGANPSWNLTKIDWSVYSNSTWIATYSNGETNTERWFLYKDRLTLNTTSGDLTIHNLKPSDAMEYIVDLINTDRQHAGHKIKLEMKKRLQEPNIENIFNDTTESGCFVALNCTSPDDGVKFNWTTNSPETMATWMNEKTGYSPIYAYLKKHDNAEFTCTSYKGMENRMNVFTPLCEGPQHLKKECKRCQNCFFHGFLGSILTAVVIVVLYVCRGYLKTAWQCLKGMKPILPHSYEWLVLLQHIDIHLFLQKNLFHQVTDLELTKA